The window TTCCAGGGCCCCAAGCCTGGGGATCTCTGACAGtgttgattattaatttgtCAAGGAGTTGTGTTTTACTTGGCCATACTGTGCTATGTGCATGTGTGTGGGTATGTGTTGTtgatattgaaaaatcaaaaagttGAAGTTCAGGATAATCTGAgatatcaccccccccccccccccttaccccccccccccccctacacacAAGCCTTTTTGAACAATTGCATGTTTGACATCTCttacttttttattcattatttggTTTAGGAATTCTGATGCCAGTTATTATTGGTTCTTAGGATTTCTGAAATCTCAGATGATTGAGAGTAAACAAATGTTGATGGGAAACCAGGAAATTTTGATTTCGTAGATTTACATGAAAACcttgaatttttaattaatgagGAAAAAGTCGtcattaaaaagatacatgcgTAATTTGCCAGTGGCTGCTTGTCAGGGGATTTAAGATGGTTCAAAGGTCAAATCGTGAAATGTATAACACATATATTGTGAAAGAACATCTGTTGTGGATTGTAAGGTCATAAGGGGTCGGCAtgcctttttattttttgacaatGGAGTCTCTCCAGTGATGATGCACTACAATTAGAAGTACACAAATTACTAGGATAAAGTTTCAGTTTATGGGCCCTCGCTTTCAAACTCTAGCCTAATTATGAAATCAAAGtgggaaaagaaaatatttgcaaGTCATCACTGGGTGTAATTTTTGTTGTGAAGAGATGTGATGCATCCAAAAAGTGTTTGGTTAGAATTTCAACCATGCAATTAAGTACACTCAGATATATAAATAGAAGCAATAATAGAAATGTAGCTGTTCGTGATTCAATGTTGTAATGTATTGTCCAATATATTTcatcaatattgtatattcaatTGTACAATTGctaaatatataattgataagaatcattttaataaatttgttgtTTAATAACACCTGATTTATCCCTGAGTTTTGGAGACTCTCTGCGTTAAAAATTTAGGCTATTGATCACTGGGttgttggtttttatttttgtaaaaaaaacttcatttgcTCATGGTGAGAGCACCAGTCTGTTTTGTAGAATTTTTGTGTTTTCCTGGGAGAAATGTTCACAGTTTCACTGAAAAATGACCATAGTGAACTAACACATCAAGATTAAGTGGACATTTCATTGGTCAAACATGTGTGTTTAGTTGTTACATTGTTCACATCAATATAGAGAAATTTTCTGGTCGCTCCAGAAATTTATGGTTCCGGTGCATAGTTGTTAGATGTCAGTGTGATTAGACCTGGTATCTTGTACATTGTTGAGTTGATTCTGGTGTTTAGCTCTACCCCACAAAATGGTATTTGTGGAATCTGCGGCTGCTTCAGCTTGGGTAAGTCTAATGACCTCAAAATGCAATCAGTTGTGTGAAGAGACATTCCTGCCCTCGGGGACTTCATTGAGATGTTTGAGATTTCTCAAAGGATAAATACATTCCACGTTGTAAATGGAATAAACCTCTTCCAAAATAGTCAAAGCTAAATATAGTTAAACCTGTAACAAAGGGTGAATTTAGAGTAATAAattaaaactagagcaaagctcgttgcaaagcaacgagtgggtcttccgttaatgtctgaagtaaagctggaagttcctgtaagaagcaaggctcttaaaccaacaacaaaagtaactaaaataaaaagatgaaaaaaatcgaattattcctggtacgacttaacaaaatacgaatgattttaagtacgacttaacaaaaacttttccgatttcaagaacgacttaacaaaaaaaatccgaatgtgttcaagtacgaattaacaattatttttggtacgagttaattttgcTTTGAACATAACGCTTATTTtgaaaccaaggacgcggaatcaaaatttccggaaaaatctaTTCTTAAACCCCGATATTTCTGCAAtgcattgtttgattttcaaacggatttcagatttgaattcaccatggcaagttctataagactgtagtattgtcttgttttgttcaaaaaaatgaaaatttccaaaaattggaactgcttccagttttgagcaaaattgatgaacaaaattttaaaccccccagtacattaaagaattgatacatctatcatcagtaaaaatttcaaagcgatatctttaatgttaacggagatttcttccggacaaaatcactttttttaaatttaaaaatggccgccaaatttgaacggaagtgacgtaaataatgaaactttaacatctctGAGGCACGGTAattttacaaaagctctgaaaatttcattgaaatcggatgaaaactttttgagatataaagccgagacggagtcagaaaaaaaataaaaaataaaataataataaaaagaaaccgaagaaaaacaaaagggtcttccgttggaaacggaagaccctaattatgTGTCCTGCcagttatttaaaaacaaaaacccagagtcttcatttttttctaaaaaaaatcatctgaaAAGAATGACACAAAAATTACAGCTGTACAAATTTAATGTAGATAATCGTAACAAAGATTCATCAAGGTGAGAGCAGGTACTCTAGTAATGGAGCCAAGCGTTAGCTAGGGAAGTTCTTGGTTTCAGAGTGAGATATATGAGCCCGTCCTATGATATCGCGGTAGTTAAATCATTTTGTGGAAAAATCTATCaatacagaaatattttcagaaaCTAATGTTATTGTGAGTTTCCTCTATCATATACCTCAGTGATGTTCAGCGTGTCTCTGTTTACTATGTCTAAAATTATCCCGACGTTAAATGTCAATTTTAGCTTGTGCTACTATACGTAAACAGAAATACCGCGATAACATAGAACCCGCGATATGATAGGAAACGAGTATAATAAGGTTCTGAGTCTGCCCAAGTCCACACAGTCCGATCTAAGTCCGGAACTttgtcattttgtcccggatcTATGTCAGGAACTTTGTCATTTTGTCCGATCTATGTCAGGAACTTTGTCATTTTGTCCGATCTAAGTCAGGAACTTTGTCATTTTGCAACAAGTTTGGCCCCCCTTGTTTGACCTTGAGCagtgaaatatatattatctatATGTGGCATTTAATGTATTGCAACTGCTcttctttcagaaaaaaatgttttaaacaatagccATGTACATACCATTGCTAAATGGGGGAACTGGGGTTTTAAATCTATTGTGTTGCTGTCTTCTCTATAGCCAAGGTATTCATCGGTCAGGAAATTCCAGCTGAAAAGAAGTCACTTATCTGAATATCTGTAAACAGGGCATTCAAAATTAGCTTCTTTATTTCAGAATGTTCAAAGAAGTGAGAATACACAATTAGTTGTCGTGTTTACATGTAGGTAGGCGTTCTTATTCAGCCTCTCGGAGTGAGGAATGATTGAGAGATTGACAGaaagacacagagagagagagagaaacaaatGCTACTTCTGTATAAATCAGTAGTTGTGAATTAGTTTGAATGTTATTGTTGTATAGAGTTGGTTGCTTGTATCGTGTTGTGGCAGGGGGAGAAATTCCAGAGTGTGTGTGATTAGTCAGTGTCTGAGGGTGAACTTATTTATTGGACGCTGGCCAGGGCCGAAGACGAGTGTGTACCCTACAGATTAATGGTTTAAAACCCTTATTATTGCTACTAATTGCCTCAAAATGGAGAATGCCCCACACTGACCTTGGCTTTTTTGGCTGTGTTGAGTACTTCAACTTTATCATGTCCCCAAACTTTGAAAAAAGACTTGAAATGTCTCAGTTGTTAACaccaatatttaaaatgaaaaatggatGAGTTAAGATATTTCTGTCTGGCTTGCTAAGCTTTTCTTAAGGTTTAAGTTTGAAGGTTCAAATCTTTGTAATGAATGACAGTGTTcaccaaatatttttatttttgtcgtATGACAGATTTTGCATGGATCAAGGAATCTGGCTGAAAgctttgaaatgttttcaatgTTCACAATCCCAGTACATATTGATTTTGGATTGAGATTCCAGAATATTTGATAAGAGTATTTGGTGACACATGTAATTGTTTAGCCAGCTTTTGTGCCCTGGGTCATTTTGGCCCTGTATAAGTGGCCCTGGACAGCTGCTGTTCTAATCGCTCCATATTTACATATGACCAGTCAACTAGCTACATTGTTGGGTCATAAAAGATATGAATTTCTCAGTGCCGCATGCATATTGATCAGTAACTCTCAGAATTCAAGATGTTCTAGAACTATTCAAAAATGGCTTGAAATATATCTCACCAACCAAgctacttttttaaaatcaaatcaaaaagcTAAATCCTGGAGCAATTAAATTTTCAGATCACTTCTTCTTTCAAGTTCACTGATCTTTTTAACAACagttttacattgtttttttatttcaggagTTGTCTAATCGCCTGTCAAAGCTGAATGACCTGAAAGGGAAAAATGGGGTCAAAAGTACAAGTGAGACTTTTAAgcatatgttttatattttatgatacatTTCTGATTTTTTGAGGGAAAAAACCCACTGTATTAGAAAATCACACATAATTCTGCACTGTCTTCTTTGtgattaaataaatgttttaaaagaagaaTTATTTCAACTTAAAATTTGTATCTTGTATCCTTTTCAGTGGTTAACCCATATTCGAAACCAGTcaaaagaaaacccagtttTGAGTCCAAGTATGGCAAGGCGCCCTCAGAGCCGGACCAGCGGTCAGACAATGCCTCACCCCTCACTTCGGCTGCTGGGAGGGTACCCCCTGTGTATGAGGTCAGCCCAAGGACGCCCAGCTCTACTCCCAGTGTAACTGTTAACGGTGATCAGACCCCTCCCCCTGTCCCCCCTCGGGCCCCAATCATCACTTCCTCAGAGACAGTAGTCGTGGAAACCAGCGTGCCTGGTAACCTTTCTTCCACGGCCCGACTTCAGGCACCCCCTATGATGGTTCAGCCGACAGGGGGACAGGTACTGAAGACCAACCCCACCACCCCCCAACAGTATATTGCCTTCAGTACAGTTCAGGTGGCGCAGTCGACGCCCCCACCCCAATCCCAGAATCCCCCAACATCCTCCTCCTCTGGCAGCGGTCCGGTCACGCCCCAGAGAGGAATGAGCCCAGTGGGTCGACAGCCAGTGATTATTCAGAACGCCAAGAGCCACCCAGTGCATTACAACTCTAGTGCTAACAGTGCTGGACAGAACACTGGTATAACAATAAAGTGTCCGCCGCCTTATAGTCAAAGTCAGACTACTAGAGCGGCCACAGTGAAAATATCTGGAAACAATTTAAATAGTGTTCAAATAAAGTTACCGAAGCCACAGGGCTCCCAACCCCAACCTATGCACACATGGGGAGCGAAACAACAGCAGATCGTGATGCACGCAGTAGAGAGTGTGGCCGTTTCTAAACCTATGTTACAGATGGCGACCGGTCCTGGTCAGTCGCCACAGAACCCCCAGACAACATCGGGGAGCTACATATCGTCCTACCAGGCTCAGATCAATCCCACCAACAATGGGATTCCCTCTGCCTCTCAGCTCCAGGCGTCTAACAACATACAGATCCAGATCACACGTCAGTCACCCCAGATGTTGACCCCCGAGCAGTATGCACACCTCCAGACCCAGGGAACCAAGCGGGGCCTTCAGACTCGTATCAGCGGGGTTCCTCAGTACCCGAACCTCCAGTACGGAGGACTGTATTATAGGCCCGCCTCCGACACCCCCACCTCCACGCCGAGGTCAGACTCCCCGAATTCTTCACGCGCAACGAATCAGTCGCCCATGTCTATTCATTCTACCACTTCCACCCCCTCCACGAACTCTGATATTCCGGACAAGCCCCCACCTCCGTATCCCGGGCGGTCGGTGCAGGTGGTGCAGCCTATACTTCAGCCTGTACCACAGTACAACCAGGCCCCCTCACAGTTTCAACACCTTCATCAGTTACAACATCAAATCACTGCAATGTCTACACATGTACACCAGGGGTTTACTCCCCTGCAGGGTCCCCATACAGTGGCACCCCCTGTGTATCACAGTGATAGCCCCCAGCCCCCCATTCCTCCCCGTGTGCCTTTAGTGCAAGTGTCAGAAAATTCTGAGGCTTCCCCTCCCCCAGTTCCCACCTCCAAACCAAATGTAGGGGTGGGTCCACCGCCGATACCACCCCCGCCCAACAAACAGACCCCTAATGTGACTGTGAATGGAAACGGTGCCAACAAGGAGGACGAGACAGACGAGACTTTGTCAACGGTGTCTGATGCAAGTAGTACTCAAGAGAAAACTCGCTGCACCTCACCGATGCCGGAGAGGAAGAACGAGTTCAAAGACTGTGATAGACTTCGCCCCGAGGGCAGGTTAAAAAACTACTCGCCCCAGGCCTTTAAGTTCTACATGGAGCAGCATGTAGAGAATGTTCTGAAGGCGTGTAAGGAGAGGGTGACTCGCAGGTTTCAGTTGGAGCGTGAAATGAACAAAGTGGGTCTCTCTGAAGATGCTCAGCAACAAATGCGTCGAATGTTAAATCAAAAAGAATCAAACTACATTAGGTTACGTCGTGCCAAAATGAGAAGAGACATGTTCGAAAAGATCCAAACTCTTGGAGTTGGAGCTTTCGGGGAAGTTTCGTTAGTGCGGAAAAGGGACGTTGGTCACTTATATGCTATGAAAACCTTACGGAAAAGTGATGTGCTAAAACGAAATCAAGTAGCTCATGTGAAAGCAGAGCGTGATATTTTAGCGGAGGCGGATAACGAGTGGGTAGTGAAGTTATATTATTCCTTTCAGGATCGTGATAACTTATACTTTGTGATGGATTACGTGCCGGGCGGCGATCTGATGGGACTTTTAATCAAATTCGGAATTTTCAAGGAGGATTTGGCGCAGTGTTACATTGCTGAATTAGTGCTAGCTATTGAAAGTGTGCATAAAATGGGATTTATTCATCGGGACATCAAGCCGGATAACATTCTGATAGACAAAGACGGACATATCAAGCTCACCGACTTTGGATTGTGTACTGGCTTTCGTTGGACTCACAACTCCAAGTATTACCAAAAAGGTGGGTGTTTATTTTGTATCGCTGTCCTTTATATGATGAAACAGTTTTGTGCTTAGATTGAGCTGTACTTTTATTGTGTCTTATAAGTTGGGTATGTAATGTGGTGTAATGCTGGACTTTCATAATTAGTGGataattattattcatgtttaaGTAGAGATTCTGTGTGGGGTCGCCCTTCTGTATGTTATAGAACAGATTAGTTgattattgtatatttttggattaTCAAAATTAGTTGATCATAGTGCATAGTGTATTAGTCAGGAAATCTGTATGAGAAAGACAAAATCAGCTATTTTTAAGTTAGCCTAAATTATATGCCATTCTTTAAGAACCAGTTTCTGAATCAGAAAGTTAcagagattgtggatatcagtactttcagtactttgattacatACTTTAATTCCCCAGGAACCTTAACATTTGTACAATGTGGAATGTCTGTCAACATCAGAGGACTGTCGGTTGACACAAGGtggaattttaaaattctagaGTAAAGGCAGGAGCAATAGAGCTTACCAGGGATGACAATTAATTCTTTGTGTCTTTGTTTTTTTGGAACTGAAATGATATTTCATATTGTGATGGTATCTGCTGGGTGCTGATTGGTATTTTGTGTTGAAGAATGTTTAAGAAGCGTGGATCATTAGAGCAGCTTTAATTTCCCCAAAGTGGTAGCTCTCTCCATGCCCTGTCATTCTCGGGGACTTGTGGCTTTAAGGAATCCAATCAGATAATTTTCCAACGTTTTTATCGACCAAAAGAGgttttaatttgtttggttTGCCCTATCACAGTAGAACAAGAGACATAATGACTTTTGGAATGCTTCGAAATAATTAAAGCTTGTCACAGACTCACAGTAATGGCTTAaagattattatatatatatgttgaattaaatttgaatttagcAATTTATTTAAAGCACTATGGAAGATAGACAGATGATAATGGGAGGGGGAGAGGGAGGGGGAAAAGTTGAGGGATAGAgggagggggagaggggggaAATGTTGAGGGGGAGAGGGTGGGGGAGATATTGAGAAAGAGAGGGAGGGGTATAGGGAGGGGGAAAAGTTGAGGGATAGAGGCAGGGGGA is drawn from Crassostrea angulata isolate pt1a10 chromosome 5, ASM2561291v2, whole genome shotgun sequence and contains these coding sequences:
- the LOC128183513 gene encoding serine/threonine-protein kinase LATS1-like isoform X1, translating into MISRKEDPTSGRRPLVISGPNRQMLHDLRDSLSHIRGSHSDQSDPSLPNRAELSQSTPNLLESKSSFSRDGYNRKALAQIRSKLRPFQTDRNDDGMSNSTGASSQGSEEGESRGASLEDTSQELSNRLSKLNDLKGKNGVKSTMVNPYSKPVKRKPSFESKYGKAPSEPDQRSDNASPLTSAAGRVPPVYEVSPRTPSSTPSVTVNGDQTPPPVPPRAPIITSSETVVVETSVPGNLSSTARLQAPPMMVQPTGGQVLKTNPTTPQQYIAFSTVQVAQSTPPPQSQNPPTSSSSGSGPVTPQRGMSPVGRQPVIIQNAKSHPVHYNSSANSAGQNTGITIKCPPPYSQSQTTRAATVKISGNNLNSVQIKLPKPQGSQPQPMHTWGAKQQQIVMHAVESVAVSKPMLQMATGPGQSPQNPQTTSGSYISSYQAQINPTNNGIPSASQLQASNNIQIQITRQSPQMLTPEQYAHLQTQGTKRGLQTRISGVPQYPNLQYGGLYYRPASDTPTSTPRSDSPNSSRATNQSPMSIHSTTSTPSTNSDIPDKPPPPYPGRSVQVVQPILQPVPQYNQAPSQFQHLHQLQHQITAMSTHVHQGFTPLQGPHTVAPPVYHSDSPQPPIPPRVPLVQVSENSEASPPPVPTSKPNVGVGPPPIPPPPNKQTPNVTVNGNGANKEDETDETLSTVSDASSTQEKTRCTSPMPERKNEFKDCDRLRPEGRLKNYSPQAFKFYMEQHVENVLKACKERVTRRFQLEREMNKVGLSEDAQQQMRRMLNQKESNYIRLRRAKMRRDMFEKIQTLGVGAFGEVSLVRKRDVGHLYAMKTLRKSDVLKRNQVAHVKAERDILAEADNEWVVKLYYSFQDRDNLYFVMDYVPGGDLMGLLIKFGIFKEDLAQCYIAELVLAIESVHKMGFIHRDIKPDNILIDKDGHIKLTDFGLCTGFRWTHNSKYYQKDGLHPRQDSMDVSCAMEVECRCNEILKPLERRRQRERHRCLAHSLVGTPNYIAPEVLLREGYTSCCDWWSVGVILYEMLVGQPPFYANTPAETQWKVIHWDETLKIPAEANLSEAAKDLIIKLCCSADKRLGRNGATEIKRHPYFKDINFEGLRKSQPPWKPKIKHAMDTSYFDEIDGKFDDDSDEEMQKPDHPINGKHPEHAFLEFTFRRFFDDGGHPYPSMKEDPCPPVVDLNQDPPTSKDSSSAPVYV
- the LOC128183513 gene encoding serine/threonine-protein kinase LATS1-like isoform X2, yielding MTDGMGLRKRYFRPSDNSLVSEELSNRLSKLNDLKGKNGVKSTMVNPYSKPVKRKPSFESKYGKAPSEPDQRSDNASPLTSAAGRVPPVYEVSPRTPSSTPSVTVNGDQTPPPVPPRAPIITSSETVVVETSVPGNLSSTARLQAPPMMVQPTGGQVLKTNPTTPQQYIAFSTVQVAQSTPPPQSQNPPTSSSSGSGPVTPQRGMSPVGRQPVIIQNAKSHPVHYNSSANSAGQNTGITIKCPPPYSQSQTTRAATVKISGNNLNSVQIKLPKPQGSQPQPMHTWGAKQQQIVMHAVESVAVSKPMLQMATGPGQSPQNPQTTSGSYISSYQAQINPTNNGIPSASQLQASNNIQIQITRQSPQMLTPEQYAHLQTQGTKRGLQTRISGVPQYPNLQYGGLYYRPASDTPTSTPRSDSPNSSRATNQSPMSIHSTTSTPSTNSDIPDKPPPPYPGRSVQVVQPILQPVPQYNQAPSQFQHLHQLQHQITAMSTHVHQGFTPLQGPHTVAPPVYHSDSPQPPIPPRVPLVQVSENSEASPPPVPTSKPNVGVGPPPIPPPPNKQTPNVTVNGNGANKEDETDETLSTVSDASSTQEKTRCTSPMPERKNEFKDCDRLRPEGRLKNYSPQAFKFYMEQHVENVLKACKERVTRRFQLEREMNKVGLSEDAQQQMRRMLNQKESNYIRLRRAKMRRDMFEKIQTLGVGAFGEVSLVRKRDVGHLYAMKTLRKSDVLKRNQVAHVKAERDILAEADNEWVVKLYYSFQDRDNLYFVMDYVPGGDLMGLLIKFGIFKEDLAQCYIAELVLAIESVHKMGFIHRDIKPDNILIDKDGHIKLTDFGLCTGFRWTHNSKYYQKDGLHPRQDSMDVSCAMEVECRCNEILKPLERRRQRERHRCLAHSLVGTPNYIAPEVLLREGYTSCCDWWSVGVILYEMLVGQPPFYANTPAETQWKVIHWDETLKIPAEANLSEAAKDLIIKLCCSADKRLGRNGATEIKRHPYFKDINFEGLRKSQPPWKPKIKHAMDTSYFDEIDGKFDDDSDEEMQKPDHPINGKHPEHAFLEFTFRRFFDDGGHPYPSMKEDPCPPVVDLNQDPPTSKDSSSAPVYV